The window CCGGCTCCAAGACTAAAGGCCGCGCCGGTATTGTATACAAACCTCAAATTTACAAGGTCTCCTATCACCGGAATTACCTCATTCACGGACATATATTGTACAACCAAAATTTTAGTAACTTGGTCTACAACAATAACTATTGCAGTAAGCAAAAAAGGAAGATAATAATCTTTTTTATTGTTCACAAGGATCCTGCCTTATAATACATATAGATTTTGCTCTTTTGAGCGGCGAGTATTAACATAACGGGTTAAGTCGGTCATGTTTTGTACTATAATTCTATCGTCATAGACGGAAATTCTGCCCTGATCTATAAATTTCCGCATATTGTCTTCGGTTTCTTCTTTTGAAAGACCGGCCCAGCGGGCAACCTCTTCAATTGTCGTATCAAAGGAGCGCATCTCAGTACTGCGGTCAAGATTGGGCTGGGTTTCATCCAGCATTAAGAAAACATCTGCAATTCTTGCAGGCCTGTCTTCGATGGTTAAAATCATAAACCTGCGTCTTTGGGCATAGATTCGCCTTACAAAGGTCTTTAAAAGCCTCATAGCAATGGCCGGATTTCCCTTCATCAAAATTTCAAAGTTTTCTTTATTGAATTCGAGGGCCATCACATCGTCATAGGCTATAGCCGAAGCTGAACGGGGAGAGTTATCCAAAATGGCCATCTCACCGAAGATTTCACCGGGCTGTAAAATGTCAAGATTTTTTTCAAATCCGTTGATAATTTTTATAAGCTGAACACGGCCAGACTGTATCAAATAGAATGATGAACCGGGTTCAAATTCTGCAAATATAAGAGAGCCTTTAGGAAAGCTTTTTGCAAATCTTGAAAATGAAGAAAAAAGATCCGACATAGTTTATGCTCCTTGCAGCCGGCTGCTGCATTCCTTTTGAAGTTCCCGAATTTTTCCGATTATATCGGCGCCTGACAAGATGGCAGCCTTATCAAAAAAGGCAATCGCCTTATCGGGTCTTTCCATATCCATATAACACATACCCAAATACATAAGGGCATCTCCTATCTTTGAAGACTTGGGATGCTGGGAAATAAAGCCCGTTAAAAGCTGTAAACAGCGTACATATTCTTTTTGAGAGTGCAAACTCTTTCCCGCCCCGATATAGGCATTATCGGTAATCTCATCTCCCGCCCCTGCTTCGATTACGGCATGATATTGATCATAGGCAGCTTCAAATTCTCCCTTTTCAAAAAGATCTTCAGCCTTATTATACGCAAGATGAACAGTGCCGTCAGTAACCGCAGCCGGTTTTTCGTGATGAGCAAGAACGGCATCATTATTGTGTCCTTCTGCATTTCCAAAAGAACGGCCTGCAACTTCCGCCGTACTTCTAACAATCTGATCTACTTGTGAAATATACTTTCCGTTAGGATAAATAGCCTTATACCTTGTCCCAACCTGTCCTGCCGCCTTATAATGTTGGGAAGAATAAAAGGCATTCATAACATTAAAAAGCCCTTCTTCAGGGTTTTTTTCTTCTTCGCTGTCTAAAAGAGAGGCTAACTGCTTATGAATAGTCCTAAGCTGGCGGGAAAAAACCTTTATCATCTGTAAGATAATGCGGGTATTCGTCTGTGCAAAGGCTTCAAATTCTTTGCTTGTAAAAGAATAAACTATGGAGTCGGTTAGAACCATGGCGCTTTCTTCTCTTGGATAATTGCCCAATGCGGACTTTACTCCAAAAAATTCTCCGGTCTTTATATAGTCGGTAACCTGTTCTCCGGTTTCAATGTCTATAGATGTAAGAGCTATGCTGCCCGTGTTCAAAAGAAAGACACGTTCATCAAAGTCTCCCGAGAAATAAACTACTGAATTTGCCTTGTAATTAATAGCCTTAGGCATTACGGCCTCCCAATACAAAACTTGCGTTCTATTATTCTAGCATATTTTTTAAGAAAAACCTAGCCCTTCTTTGTTTTTTTTGATATAATCTTTTTCTATGGTGGACTTACACACTCATTCAACGGCATCGGACGGCACCTTTACCCCTGCGGAACTTGCCGCAGCCGTTAAAAAGGCGGGTATTTCA of the Treponema denticola ATCC 35405 genome contains:
- a CDS encoding Crp/Fnr family transcriptional regulator, coding for MSDLFSSFSRFAKSFPKGSLIFAEFEPGSSFYLIQSGRVQLIKIINGFEKNLDILQPGEIFGEMAILDNSPRSASAIAYDDVMALEFNKENFEILMKGNPAIAMRLLKTFVRRIYAQRRRFMILTIEDRPARIADVFLMLDETQPNLDRSTEMRSFDTTIEEVARWAGLSKEETEDNMRKFIDQGRISVYDDRIIVQNMTDLTRYVNTRRSKEQNLYVL
- a CDS encoding cyclic nucleotide-binding domain-containing protein, giving the protein MPKAINYKANSVVYFSGDFDERVFLLNTGSIALTSIDIETGEQVTDYIKTGEFFGVKSALGNYPREESAMVLTDSIVYSFTSKEFEAFAQTNTRIILQMIKVFSRQLRTIHKQLASLLDSEEEKNPEEGLFNVMNAFYSSQHYKAAGQVGTRYKAIYPNGKYISQVDQIVRSTAEVAGRSFGNAEGHNNDAVLAHHEKPAAVTDGTVHLAYNKAEDLFEKGEFEAAYDQYHAVIEAGAGDEITDNAYIGAGKSLHSQKEYVRCLQLLTGFISQHPKSSKIGDALMYLGMCYMDMERPDKAIAFFDKAAILSGADIIGKIRELQKECSSRLQGA